The following are encoded in a window of Salinibacter ruber DSM 13855 genomic DNA:
- a CDS encoding ABC transporter ATP-binding protein: MDVLRKLFSLLTRRERRNLYILFVAVLLMASLQVASVASIMPFLSVASDPSIIQENEYLRWAYATFGFDDDRSFLIALGLGALLALVVSNVFIILTRWAMERYSWGRNHSLSRRLLRSYLYRPYEYFLTRNSSELGKNILEEVKEVTDQMLKPTLRGVAKAVVALFIVGFLVYFDPVVALMVTVVLGAAYGAIYLVVRSQLDERGEARVEANTKRYQFVGEAFGGIKEVKIQGKEEAFLNLYDDPSERYARNQALYRVIKKAPRYIIEMVAFGGIILIAVYLIAVRESLQQVIPVLGLYAFAGYRLLPALQEAFHGLASARFNIAALNKLHRDLKGLAEAHSSASGGADGTAAPPLLLEEELALREVSYTYPDADRPAIKNLSLAIPARSMVGFVGKTGSGKTTAVDLALGLLRPQEGEITIDGTPLRANNLRRWQQTLGYVPQHIYLSDDTVARNIAFGVPRDQIDMETVREAARRAHILDYVEQDLPNRWETVVGERGVKLSGGQRQRIGIARALYHDPSVLVFDEATSALDQSTEAGVMEAIYDLEGEQTILIISHRLSTVQRADNIFMLEEGRKVGEGSYDELLDQHAKFRSMALS, from the coding sequence GCTTTTTTCTCTCCTGACGCGGCGAGAACGGCGAAATTTGTATATTCTCTTCGTGGCCGTTCTGCTGATGGCGAGCCTGCAGGTGGCGAGCGTGGCCTCCATCATGCCCTTCCTCTCGGTGGCCTCCGATCCGTCGATCATTCAGGAAAATGAGTACCTTCGCTGGGCCTACGCCACGTTCGGGTTCGACGACGACCGATCGTTCCTCATCGCCTTGGGCCTGGGGGCGCTTCTCGCTCTCGTTGTCAGCAACGTCTTTATCATTCTCACCCGCTGGGCGATGGAGCGCTACTCGTGGGGGCGAAACCACAGCCTCTCGCGGCGGCTGCTCCGGAGCTACCTGTACCGGCCGTACGAGTATTTTTTGACCCGAAACAGCTCGGAGCTCGGGAAAAACATTCTCGAGGAGGTGAAGGAGGTGACCGATCAGATGCTGAAGCCCACACTCCGCGGGGTGGCAAAGGCCGTCGTGGCGCTCTTTATTGTCGGCTTCTTGGTGTACTTCGATCCGGTCGTAGCCCTGATGGTCACCGTTGTACTGGGCGCGGCGTATGGGGCCATCTACCTCGTTGTGCGGAGCCAACTGGACGAGCGGGGAGAGGCCCGCGTCGAGGCCAACACGAAGCGATACCAGTTCGTCGGGGAGGCCTTTGGGGGCATCAAAGAGGTCAAGATTCAGGGCAAAGAGGAGGCCTTTCTCAATCTCTACGACGATCCTTCGGAGCGCTACGCCCGAAATCAGGCGCTGTATCGCGTGATCAAGAAGGCACCGCGATACATCATTGAGATGGTGGCCTTCGGGGGCATCATTCTGATCGCGGTGTACCTCATCGCGGTTCGGGAAAGCCTGCAGCAGGTGATTCCGGTCCTCGGGCTGTATGCGTTTGCGGGATATCGCCTCTTGCCGGCGCTTCAAGAAGCGTTTCATGGGCTGGCCAGCGCCCGGTTCAACATCGCGGCGCTGAACAAGCTGCACCGGGACCTGAAGGGCCTGGCGGAGGCCCATTCCTCCGCGTCCGGAGGGGCGGACGGGACCGCCGCTCCGCCGCTCCTGCTGGAGGAAGAACTCGCGCTCCGCGAGGTGAGCTACACCTATCCAGATGCCGATCGACCCGCAATCAAAAACCTTTCACTCGCCATTCCGGCCCGTTCGATGGTTGGGTTTGTCGGCAAAACGGGCTCGGGAAAGACGACGGCCGTCGACCTTGCATTGGGACTGTTGCGTCCTCAAGAGGGAGAGATCACAATTGACGGCACCCCGTTGCGGGCGAACAACCTGCGGCGCTGGCAGCAAACCCTCGGCTACGTTCCCCAGCACATCTACCTGTCGGACGACACGGTGGCGCGCAACATCGCCTTCGGAGTGCCCCGAGACCAAATTGACATGGAGACGGTCCGGGAGGCGGCCCGCCGGGCCCACATCCTCGACTACGTAGAGCAGGACCTGCCGAACCGGTGGGAAACGGTCGTGGGGGAGCGGGGGGTCAAGCTGTCCGGCGGACAGCGGCAGCGCATCGGCATTGCGCGGGCCCTCTACCACGACCCCTCGGTCCTCGTCTTCGACGAGGCCACCAGTGCGTTGGACCAGTCCACGGAGGCGGGCGTGATGGAGGCCATCTACGACCTGGAGGGGGAGCAGACCATACTGATCATTTCCCACCGCTTGAGCACCGTTCAACGGGCCGACAACATCTTCATGCTGGAGGAGGGGCGAAAAGTAGGGGAGGGGAGCTACGACGAGCTCTTGGATCAGCACGCCAAATTCCGCTCGATGGCCCTCTCGTAG
- a CDS encoding sulfotransferase family protein, with product MSDGTLPTFILIGAMKCGTTSLHRYLGAHPQVCVSDPKEPDFFLRRNEKGLAWYKQCFRESAQAFGEASTNYTKYPAFRGVPERMHRLLPDVKLLYLVRDPIERAVSHYAHNRVAGRESQSVDEAFRPVDGSHYLQTSRYHFQLSQYLEHYPGERVLVIESERLRADRKSVLREVFSFLGVDPAVEASAFEEEYHTTSGKLKPGVSTFLQETQFGQFLTSVGKALLPQALRERGLSVFRSDVKRPSLSESTRARVRAHLQNDVDQLRALTGKEFSGWSL from the coding sequence ATGAGCGACGGTACACTTCCCACGTTTATCCTCATTGGGGCCATGAAGTGCGGAACGACGAGCCTGCACCGGTACCTCGGCGCGCACCCGCAGGTCTGCGTGTCGGACCCGAAGGAGCCGGACTTTTTCCTACGGCGCAATGAAAAAGGCCTGGCCTGGTACAAACAGTGTTTTCGAGAGTCGGCCCAGGCGTTCGGGGAGGCCTCCACCAATTACACGAAGTACCCAGCGTTTCGGGGCGTGCCGGAGCGGATGCATCGGCTGCTCCCCGACGTGAAGCTCTTGTATCTCGTCCGCGACCCCATTGAGCGCGCCGTGTCCCACTACGCCCACAACCGGGTGGCCGGGCGCGAGTCGCAGTCTGTCGACGAGGCCTTCCGACCCGTCGATGGCAGCCACTACCTCCAGACGAGTCGCTATCACTTCCAACTCTCGCAGTACTTGGAGCACTATCCCGGAGAGCGCGTGCTGGTGATCGAGTCGGAGCGGCTGCGGGCCGACCGGAAATCGGTGCTCCGAGAGGTTTTTTCGTTTCTAGGGGTCGACCCGGCCGTTGAGGCCTCTGCGTTTGAAGAGGAATACCACACCACATCCGGAAAACTGAAGCCCGGTGTCTCGACGTTCCTTCAAGAAACTCAATTCGGACAGTTCCTGACGTCTGTAGGGAAGGCACTTCTCCCGCAGGCGCTTCGTGAGCGCGGGCTGTCGGTGTTTCGGAGCGACGTGAAGCGGCCGTCCCTCTCCGAATCTACGCGGGCGCGAGTGCGGGCTCATCTCCAAAACGACGTGGATCAGCTTCGGGCGCTGACTGGGAAAGAGTTTTCCGGCTGGTCCCTGTAA
- a CDS encoding glycosyltransferase has protein sequence MKISVIIPVYNDPSGIDATLRSVMEQDHSDYEVIPVDNNSTDRTPAVIREWAHQYPNRIRPASEHDTQSSYAARNAGIEAAQGEILVFIDADMAAPSYWLTDVHEAFSASEADYLGYEVDVYVPEDEAGFWGWYDTVMGLPSRYHYDEKQFVPTSCLAVRRAVFEKVGRFDETAVSGGDKEFGERVHRHPDLTTAFRDDIVVCHPARTTFEAHRAKALRVGRGLARLCDPSTASGDTTSVLIELLLHAVPPDPRRVAEQAHDVPAHQFLRLYIADWILRYLRLYGALTYCRKEAPE, from the coding sequence ATGAAGATATCCGTCATCATTCCCGTCTACAACGACCCGTCCGGCATCGACGCGACCCTTCGGTCCGTCATGGAGCAGGACCATTCGGACTACGAAGTGATTCCGGTCGACAACAACTCGACGGACAGGACCCCAGCGGTGATACGGGAGTGGGCCCACCAGTATCCGAACCGCATCCGTCCGGCATCCGAACACGATACTCAGTCCTCCTACGCCGCCCGGAATGCCGGCATTGAGGCCGCACAGGGCGAGATTCTCGTCTTCATCGACGCCGACATGGCCGCGCCGTCGTACTGGCTCACGGACGTCCACGAAGCGTTTTCCGCCTCGGAGGCGGACTACCTCGGGTACGAGGTGGACGTCTACGTTCCGGAGGACGAGGCAGGCTTCTGGGGCTGGTACGATACGGTCATGGGCCTGCCGTCCCGGTACCACTACGACGAGAAGCAGTTCGTCCCCACTTCGTGTCTTGCCGTCCGGCGCGCCGTCTTCGAGAAGGTCGGGCGCTTCGACGAAACGGCAGTCTCCGGGGGCGACAAGGAGTTTGGAGAACGCGTGCACCGCCACCCAGATTTGACCACCGCCTTCCGGGACGACATTGTGGTCTGCCACCCCGCCCGTACGACCTTCGAGGCGCACCGCGCAAAGGCCCTGCGCGTGGGACGCGGCCTGGCCCGCCTCTGCGACCCGTCAACCGCTTCCGGGGACACTACGTCGGTTCTCATCGAACTTCTGCTCCACGCCGTGCCTCCAGACCCGCGCCGTGTCGCAGAGCAAGCCCACGACGTTCCGGCCCATCAGTTTCTCCGCCTGTACATTGCCGACTGGATTCTCCGATACCTCCGGCTGTACGGGGCCCTGACGTACTGTCGGAAGGAAGCGCCCGAATAA
- a CDS encoding glycosyltransferase, giving the protein MSIRVAHLCKDFSKRSETFIYDYVTELERQGVDNHVVANERVNPDERPFENVTVVPWPALWNPRRMGHRLLEELGLDGALDSSWRELWPGAEEAIERVAPDVLHAHFGRPGVKAVPIARQLDLPFVVTFYGYDISKLPRERRWREAYESIWRTAQAVVVLSEEMKEAAVRLGAPPDAVQVVHLARDLDDFPYRPPSAPVSEFISVGRLTGKKGHFDAIRAVQKRIEAGDDLQLYIVGDGPQRDDLEQYIQAHNLQSSVELLGSVPNAEVARHLQKADAFLLCSKTAASGDREGTPTVLIEAQAVGLPCVSTTHAGIPEMLPESNHSLLAPEGEVDAIAERLRRLRACSDEELRGVSAAGREIIETSFSLSSEAGALRKIYERAVHDREHATAS; this is encoded by the coding sequence GTGAGCATTCGCGTCGCGCACCTTTGCAAAGACTTCTCGAAGCGGTCGGAGACCTTCATCTACGACTACGTGACGGAGCTGGAGCGGCAGGGGGTGGACAACCATGTGGTGGCCAACGAGCGCGTGAATCCCGACGAGCGGCCCTTTGAGAACGTGACCGTCGTGCCCTGGCCCGCACTCTGGAACCCACGACGGATGGGACATCGTCTTCTCGAGGAGCTGGGACTCGACGGGGCGCTCGATTCATCGTGGCGAGAATTATGGCCGGGGGCTGAAGAGGCGATCGAGCGGGTCGCTCCTGACGTGTTGCATGCTCATTTCGGCCGGCCCGGGGTCAAGGCCGTGCCGATTGCTAGGCAACTGGATCTACCGTTCGTCGTCACCTTCTACGGGTACGACATTTCGAAGCTGCCGCGTGAACGACGCTGGCGAGAGGCCTACGAGTCCATTTGGCGTACGGCCCAGGCGGTCGTTGTGCTCTCGGAGGAGATGAAAGAAGCGGCCGTCCGTCTCGGGGCGCCCCCCGACGCCGTACAGGTCGTCCATCTCGCGCGGGACCTCGACGACTTTCCTTACCGTCCCCCGAGCGCTCCGGTGTCGGAGTTCATTAGCGTGGGGCGCCTTACCGGGAAAAAGGGCCACTTCGACGCCATCCGGGCGGTGCAGAAGCGAATTGAGGCGGGGGATGATCTGCAACTGTACATCGTGGGCGACGGGCCGCAGCGGGACGACCTGGAGCAGTACATTCAGGCCCATAACCTGCAGTCGTCCGTTGAGCTTCTCGGCTCCGTTCCGAACGCAGAGGTCGCGCGGCACCTTCAGAAGGCCGATGCCTTTTTGCTCTGCAGCAAGACGGCCGCGAGCGGAGACCGGGAGGGCACCCCGACCGTGCTGATCGAGGCCCAGGCGGTGGGGCTTCCGTGTGTGTCGACCACCCATGCGGGCATTCCGGAGATGCTTCCGGAGTCCAATCATTCGCTCTTGGCTCCGGAGGGGGAGGTGGACGCCATTGCGGAGCGCCTCCGACGGCTGCGGGCGTGCTCGGACGAAGAGCTGCGTGGGGTGTCGGCGGCCGGACGGGAAATAATTGAGACCTCGTTTAGCCTGTCGTCGGAGGCAGGGGCATTGCGGAAGATCTACGAGCGCGCGGTCCACGATCGGGAGCACGCCACTGCTTCCTAG